A single genomic interval of Chitinophaga sp. 180180018-3 harbors:
- a CDS encoding heavy metal translocating P-type ATPase has translation MTELAIPNDRARWSFSDIWEKHGAAIITALCLLFILLAWWAGKQNMPTAEIILFILAYVVGGHQKAIEGLTTLFKEKDLDVDLLMVVAAIGAASIGYWMDGAILIFIFSLSGTLEDYTMEKTNRDIRSIMKLRPEEAVLLENGVERKIKVEALKKGDVILVRPGDRISADGIITGGYSAINEASITGEGIPADKKKGDEVYSGTINGQGALEIEVTKPSEETVLSKIIHLVQEAKNEKPPSQLFVERFESIYAKVVVLVAILLMVLPPYLFNWTWSDTIYRAMIFLVVASPCALVSSIMPAILSGISNAARKGVLFKGGVHLENIGGVKVVAFDKTGTLTYGKPKVIDIVPFSGMSTDDLLQITASVETLSEHPIAKAIVREAKDKKLDLSKPKELQAIHGLGVHGILNGKEYKIGKRDLLKDINITDEDQKRATGIEEQGRTVIFVAADGHAIGLISVEDTIRPQARKVIEELKSKGIKTVLLTGDTQITGKAIGKQAGINLVYSELLPDQKVDAVKKLGEKYGKVAMVGDGVNDAPALATASVGIAMGSGGTDVAMETADIILMADNIENIPFAINLGRRASSVIKQNIVFAIAVALTLITLNFIGEGKISLPEGVVGHEGSTVLVILSGLRLLR, from the coding sequence ATGACAGAATTAGCCATACCCAACGACAGAGCAAGATGGTCGTTTTCCGATATATGGGAGAAACACGGAGCGGCAATTATAACAGCATTATGTTTGCTGTTCATTCTATTGGCTTGGTGGGCGGGCAAGCAAAATATGCCTACTGCTGAAATTATCCTCTTTATACTGGCTTACGTTGTTGGTGGTCATCAGAAAGCCATAGAGGGATTGACAACACTTTTTAAAGAAAAAGATTTGGATGTGGATCTCCTGATGGTTGTGGCAGCAATCGGTGCAGCATCCATCGGCTATTGGATGGACGGGGCGATACTGATATTCATTTTTTCACTAAGCGGTACATTGGAAGATTACACAATGGAAAAAACGAACAGGGATATCAGGTCTATTATGAAACTTCGTCCGGAAGAAGCTGTTTTACTCGAAAATGGCGTTGAAAGAAAAATAAAGGTAGAAGCACTTAAAAAGGGGGATGTTATCCTGGTTCGGCCAGGTGATCGTATTTCTGCTGACGGCATCATTACCGGGGGATATTCTGCCATCAATGAAGCGTCCATTACCGGAGAAGGCATTCCGGCAGATAAGAAAAAAGGGGATGAAGTTTATTCTGGAACGATCAACGGGCAGGGTGCATTGGAAATAGAAGTAACCAAACCGTCAGAAGAAACCGTTCTCTCCAAGATCATTCATCTGGTACAGGAAGCAAAAAATGAAAAGCCGCCCAGTCAGCTATTCGTTGAACGCTTTGAAAGCATCTATGCAAAAGTTGTGGTATTGGTCGCTATTTTATTGATGGTGCTCCCTCCGTATTTATTTAACTGGACCTGGAGCGATACGATATATAGGGCAATGATTTTTCTTGTAGTGGCTTCACCCTGTGCGCTCGTGTCGTCTATTATGCCCGCAATTCTTTCCGGTATATCCAATGCTGCACGAAAAGGGGTGCTATTTAAAGGAGGTGTTCATCTTGAAAACATTGGAGGCGTTAAAGTAGTTGCCTTTGATAAAACAGGAACCTTAACCTACGGCAAACCTAAAGTGATAGATATTGTACCTTTTTCGGGAATGAGCACGGATGATTTGCTGCAAATTACCGCTTCAGTAGAAACGCTGTCCGAACACCCCATAGCAAAGGCCATTGTTCGTGAAGCGAAGGATAAGAAACTGGATCTTTCCAAACCAAAGGAACTGCAAGCCATTCATGGTCTGGGTGTTCATGGTATTTTAAATGGTAAAGAATATAAAATCGGTAAAAGGGATCTTCTTAAAGATATAAATATTACTGATGAAGATCAGAAAAGAGCCACCGGTATAGAAGAGCAAGGCAGAACCGTGATTTTTGTTGCTGCCGACGGTCATGCCATAGGTCTGATCTCCGTGGAAGATACGATTCGCCCACAGGCAAGAAAAGTCATTGAAGAATTAAAATCAAAAGGTATTAAAACCGTCCTATTAACCGGTGATACCCAAATAACCGGCAAAGCGATAGGTAAACAGGCCGGCATCAATTTAGTGTATTCAGAACTATTGCCCGATCAAAAGGTGGACGCTGTTAAGAAGCTGGGAGAAAAATACGGCAAGGTGGCAATGGTAGGCGATGGTGTCAATGATGCGCCCGCTTTGGCTACTGCATCGGTCGGTATTGCAATGGGAAGCGGAGGAACGGATGTTGCAATGGAAACCGCAGACATTATCCTGATGGCTGATAATATCGAAAATATTCCATTTGCGATTAATCTTGGTCGCAGGGCCAGCAGTGTTATCAAGCAAAATATCGTGTTCGCCATAGCAGTGGCATTAACACTCATTACGCTCAATTTTATAGGTGAGGGTAAAATAAGCCTGCCTGAAGGAGTTGTTGGTCATGAAGGCAGTACAGTGCTGGTTATTTTAAGTGGATTAAGATTATTGAGATAA
- a CDS encoding nitroreductase yields the protein MQERYNIEEFNEILLHRRSIYPYQYAKGKVIPDAIIWQILENANRAPNHKQTEPWRFCVFSGGGLKYFGQLQAGIYREFAADSYQQDRYKKLIEYPLMSSHVISIGMKRSGADKLPEIEEVEAVACAVQNMFLTVTAYGLGCYWTTAGITYFEEAKSHFGLERADKLLGFLYIGYVEKPVTAISKRKPIGSKVNWIDNIEGIKPPD from the coding sequence ATGCAGGAGCGATATAATATTGAAGAGTTCAATGAAATTCTCCTGCACCGCAGGAGCATATACCCCTATCAGTATGCAAAGGGCAAAGTCATTCCCGATGCCATCATTTGGCAAATTCTCGAAAATGCAAACAGAGCGCCCAATCATAAGCAAACAGAGCCGTGGCGATTTTGCGTTTTTTCGGGCGGGGGCCTGAAATATTTTGGGCAATTACAGGCTGGTATTTACAGGGAATTTGCAGCAGACAGTTACCAACAGGACAGGTATAAAAAACTTATTGAATATCCGTTAATGTCTTCCCACGTTATCTCTATCGGGATGAAGCGGAGCGGGGCGGATAAACTGCCCGAAATTGAAGAAGTAGAAGCCGTAGCCTGTGCTGTCCAGAATATGTTCCTAACTGTTACCGCTTACGGTTTGGGATGTTATTGGACAACGGCAGGTATCACGTACTTTGAAGAGGCAAAATCCCATTTCGGGTTAGAAAGAGCGGATAAGCTTTTGGGCTTTTTGTATATTGGTTATGTTGAAAAACCGGTGACTGCCATCTCAAAACGGAAGCCGATCGGCAGTAAGGTAAATTGGATTGATAATATAGAAGGAATTAAACCGCCCGACTGA
- a CDS encoding HupE/UreJ family protein yields MLLLITGSVYAHGVDGDTQAFLSGNSGVAFVPFLYIGAKHMLTGYDHLLFLVGVIFFLYRPKEVLLYVSFFTIGHSITLLLGVLADMAINAYLIDAIIALSIVYKGFDNLGGFQRFLGYQPNTKAAVLIFGLFHGFGLASKLQELNFDRTGLLTNLIGFNIGVEIGQFIALALVLFIITNWRRSPSFMKFSTLTNTLLMAAGFLLFGYQLVGYFNS; encoded by the coding sequence TTGTTATTATTGATAACAGGATCGGTGTATGCCCACGGAGTTGACGGGGATACCCAGGCATTCCTGAGCGGAAATTCGGGAGTAGCTTTTGTGCCGTTTCTTTATATCGGGGCAAAGCACATGCTTACCGGCTATGATCACCTGCTGTTTTTGGTAGGTGTCATCTTTTTCCTGTACCGGCCAAAAGAAGTATTGCTTTATGTGAGTTTTTTCACCATTGGACACAGTATAACCCTTTTGCTGGGAGTGCTGGCAGACATGGCCATCAACGCTTACCTGATTGATGCGATCATTGCATTGTCCATCGTGTATAAAGGCTTCGACAATTTGGGCGGTTTCCAACGCTTTTTGGGCTATCAGCCCAATACCAAAGCAGCGGTTCTGATCTTCGGTCTTTTCCACGGTTTCGGGTTAGCCAGTAAATTACAGGAATTAAATTTTGACAGGACAGGACTTCTGACAAACCTCATCGGCTTTAATATCGGCGTGGAAATAGGTCAGTTTATAGCCTTAGCCCTTGTGCTTTTTATCATCACCAATTGGAGGCGGTCACCAAGTTTCATGAAGTTTTCTACCCTCACCAATACCCTGCTTATGGCAGCAGGTTTTCTATTGTTCGGCTACCAGTTGGTCGGTTATTTTAACTCTTAA
- a CDS encoding CusA/CzcA family heavy metal efflux RND transporter — MLNKIIHFSIKNKLVIGLFTLALICWGTYSVTKLPIDATPDITDNQVMVITVSPTLAAQEVEQLVTFPVEQTMVSIPGIKDMRSFSRFGLSIVTIVFNEGVDIYWGRQQVQERLTIASKNIPEGVGTPEMAPVTTGLGEIFQYVIHPKKGYEDKYDATELRTIQDWIIKRQLLGTPGVAEVSGFGGFVKQYQIAVDPDKLASQNITISDIFTALEKNNQNTGGAYIDKGPNAYFIRSEGLVKNIEEIKNIVVKKEGGAPVFIRDVAQVGFGIGPRYGAATRNGQGETVTGIVMMLKGANSSAVISNVKAKIAEIQKSLPEGVEIEPFLDRKKLVDGAISTVSTNLIEGALIVVFVLILFLGNLRGGLVVASVIPLAMLFAICMMNLFGVSGNLMSLGAIDFGIIVDGTVIIVEAVMHRITGSRARYGGVEKLTQDQMDEEVYESSRKIRSAAAFGEIIILIVYLPLLALVGVEGKMFTPMAQTVSFAILGAFILSFTYVPMMSALVLSKKTVHKQNFSDRMMKAIQKVYAPIINGAMKRKLLVVSIAVALFVITLITFNRMGGEFIPQLDEGDFAVETRVPVGSSINQMISVSQKAQTILLKNYPEVKQVVNKIGSGEIPTDPMPIEAGDMMVVLKPKKEWTSAETREELIEKMQQSLSVIPNATFSFQQPIQMRFNELLTGAKQDVVLKIYGENLDVLSDLASEVGRKIKSIEGVEDLYVEEITGLPQINIKFNRDKIGQYGMNVEDVNSAISAGFAGEVAGLVYEGERRFDLVVRLDSASRVDITDVQNLFVSTPDGQQIPLSEVAEISFKPGPVQIQRDNAKRRITVGFNVRNRDVKSIVKDIQDVIAAKVKMPAGYYVTYGGQFKNLEEANARLAVALPVALLLILVLLYFTFHSLKQGLLIFSAIPLSAIGGVFALLIRDMPFSISAGVGFIALFGVAVLNGIVLIAEFNRLEKDGISDIYERVRIGTSVRLRPVLMTATVASLGFLPMALSSSSGAEVQRPLATVVIGGLITATALTLVVLPVLYIYFTRPPKNKKMKTVPVTILLFGLFLLPMLGNAQTPTRALTLQQSIDEALKNNAQVRIANYDINLQQALKKGSVTMPKTELSYTQGVVSNPTITDNLLNVGQRIDFPTVYGNQSKLAQEKIKSSQAYKAVTENDLARSVKLAYVQYQYALERKTLLVQLDSIYVKLSKASNSRYRTGESTSLENITSSVQSKQIQNELERSEADIKIAKQLLQTLLNTTDDITIADTVLVAKELSLPQQSVSPADNPLLSYLQQEIAVNQRNTALEKSKMLPDIILGFSSQTYRGTQFIDGAERTFTGRDRFNFFQVGAAIPLFPGGYRSRVNASRISEQKAKAEVELTATNLNGKLRELVQEYTKYQKSLTYYQQEALPQADLIIKNSDKSFRSGDISYTQYLQNLTLSSNIHSEYLDNLYNYNQIVISIEAILGNK, encoded by the coding sequence ATGTTAAATAAAATCATTCATTTTTCAATTAAGAATAAGTTGGTAATAGGTCTGTTTACCCTGGCATTGATATGCTGGGGTACTTATTCCGTTACCAAACTTCCGATAGATGCCACACCTGATATCACGGATAATCAAGTTATGGTCATCACGGTGTCGCCTACATTGGCGGCACAGGAAGTGGAGCAACTGGTAACCTTTCCTGTGGAACAGACAATGGTCAGTATTCCGGGGATCAAGGACATGCGTTCCTTTTCACGTTTCGGACTATCCATTGTTACCATTGTTTTTAACGAAGGGGTAGATATATACTGGGGGCGACAGCAGGTGCAGGAACGCCTGACCATAGCCTCAAAGAATATTCCAGAGGGAGTTGGAACGCCGGAAATGGCCCCTGTTACCACAGGGTTGGGCGAAATATTCCAGTATGTGATCCACCCCAAGAAAGGTTATGAGGATAAGTATGATGCTACTGAACTCAGAACCATCCAGGACTGGATTATCAAACGGCAGTTATTGGGAACACCGGGAGTTGCCGAAGTGAGCGGCTTTGGAGGTTTTGTAAAGCAATATCAAATTGCAGTAGACCCTGATAAGCTGGCAAGTCAGAATATTACCATATCCGATATATTCACAGCACTGGAAAAGAACAACCAGAACACCGGGGGAGCGTATATTGACAAGGGGCCGAACGCTTATTTTATCCGTAGTGAGGGCCTGGTAAAGAACATTGAAGAAATTAAAAACATCGTTGTTAAAAAAGAAGGTGGTGCGCCCGTGTTCATCCGCGATGTTGCCCAGGTGGGTTTTGGCATCGGCCCCCGCTATGGTGCAGCTACCAGGAACGGACAGGGTGAAACGGTTACGGGTATCGTTATGATGCTGAAAGGAGCCAATTCATCAGCAGTTATTTCCAACGTAAAGGCGAAAATCGCTGAAATACAGAAAAGTCTTCCGGAAGGCGTTGAAATAGAACCATTCCTTGACCGCAAAAAACTGGTAGATGGGGCTATTTCAACGGTTTCGACCAATCTTATTGAGGGAGCTTTGATCGTGGTCTTTGTGCTGATTTTATTTCTGGGAAATCTTCGTGGCGGGCTTGTGGTCGCATCGGTCATTCCTTTGGCAATGCTCTTCGCCATCTGTATGATGAACCTGTTTGGTGTTTCCGGTAACCTGATGAGCCTTGGAGCGATTGACTTCGGGATCATTGTCGATGGAACAGTTATCATAGTGGAGGCAGTCATGCACCGAATAACCGGAAGCAGAGCCCGTTATGGTGGGGTGGAAAAACTCACCCAGGACCAGATGGATGAAGAGGTCTATGAAAGCTCACGCAAAATCCGTTCGGCTGCTGCATTCGGCGAAATCATTATCCTTATCGTTTACCTCCCACTGTTGGCATTGGTTGGCGTGGAGGGCAAAATGTTCACGCCAATGGCTCAAACGGTGTCTTTCGCCATTTTAGGAGCCTTTATCCTTTCTTTTACTTATGTTCCTATGATGTCTGCTTTGGTGTTAAGCAAGAAAACCGTGCATAAGCAAAACTTTTCCGACCGGATGATGAAGGCTATACAGAAAGTGTACGCTCCGATCATCAATGGTGCAATGAAGCGCAAACTTCTGGTGGTATCCATTGCGGTTGCACTGTTTGTTATCACGCTCATCACCTTCAACAGAATGGGCGGTGAATTTATCCCGCAGTTGGACGAGGGTGATTTTGCCGTGGAAACAAGGGTTCCCGTTGGAAGTTCGATAAATCAGATGATAAGCGTTTCCCAAAAGGCACAAACCATCTTGCTGAAGAATTATCCCGAAGTGAAACAGGTGGTCAATAAAATAGGTTCCGGTGAAATCCCTACTGATCCCATGCCGATTGAAGCGGGAGATATGATGGTAGTGTTAAAGCCTAAGAAAGAATGGACAAGTGCAGAAACACGGGAAGAGCTTATTGAAAAGATGCAGCAATCCCTGTCTGTTATCCCAAATGCGACGTTCAGCTTCCAGCAGCCCATCCAAATGCGCTTCAACGAACTTTTAACCGGTGCAAAACAGGATGTGGTATTGAAAATTTATGGAGAGAACCTGGATGTATTATCCGATTTGGCTTCTGAAGTGGGTAGGAAAATCAAGTCCATTGAGGGCGTTGAAGACCTGTATGTAGAAGAAATAACCGGTTTGCCACAAATCAACATCAAGTTCAACCGCGATAAGATCGGGCAGTACGGAATGAACGTAGAAGATGTAAACAGTGCTATCTCAGCGGGATTTGCGGGCGAGGTAGCAGGTCTGGTCTATGAGGGAGAGCGCCGGTTTGATCTGGTGGTCAGGCTCGACAGTGCTTCCCGCGTGGATATTACCGATGTACAGAACCTGTTTGTGAGTACACCGGATGGGCAACAAATCCCTTTAAGCGAAGTTGCAGAAATCAGCTTTAAGCCAGGCCCTGTGCAGATACAACGGGATAACGCTAAAAGACGGATCACGGTAGGCTTTAATGTCCGTAACCGCGACGTTAAGAGTATCGTAAAGGATATTCAGGATGTTATTGCTGCCAAGGTAAAAATGCCTGCGGGTTATTATGTGACCTATGGCGGACAGTTCAAAAACCTCGAAGAAGCCAATGCCCGGCTTGCAGTTGCGTTACCCGTAGCCTTGCTGCTGATTTTGGTGCTTTTATATTTCACTTTCCATTCTTTAAAGCAGGGATTGCTGATATTCAGTGCCATCCCATTATCGGCTATCGGTGGCGTGTTCGCATTGCTTATACGGGATATGCCTTTCAGTATATCTGCCGGGGTGGGATTTATCGCGCTCTTTGGAGTTGCCGTCTTGAATGGTATTGTATTGATTGCAGAGTTCAACCGACTGGAGAAAGACGGTATATCGGACATTTATGAGCGGGTGCGTATTGGCACAAGTGTAAGGCTTAGACCCGTGTTGATGACGGCAACGGTGGCCTCATTGGGCTTTCTGCCAATGGCATTATCATCATCATCAGGTGCGGAAGTACAGCGTCCATTGGCAACCGTAGTAATAGGTGGATTGATTACAGCTACGGCGCTGACTTTGGTCGTGTTGCCGGTGCTATACATCTATTTTACCCGTCCTCCTAAAAACAAGAAGATGAAAACCGTACCTGTAACAATTTTACTTTTCGGGTTATTCCTGTTGCCGATGCTCGGCAATGCACAAACCCCAACAAGAGCATTGACCTTGCAGCAATCCATTGATGAAGCCTTGAAGAATAACGCACAGGTAAGAATTGCTAATTACGATATCAATTTACAGCAGGCGCTCAAAAAAGGCAGCGTTACAATGCCCAAGACGGAATTGTCTTATACACAGGGTGTCGTCAGTAATCCCACTATAACGGATAACCTGCTCAATGTCGGACAACGCATAGACTTCCCAACGGTGTACGGCAACCAGTCGAAGCTGGCGCAAGAGAAAATAAAGAGTAGCCAGGCATATAAAGCCGTGACAGAAAATGACCTGGCACGTAGCGTGAAACTGGCGTATGTTCAGTACCAATACGCATTGGAACGAAAAACACTTTTGGTGCAGCTCGATAGTATCTATGTAAAACTAAGCAAGGCCAGCAATTCAAGGTATAGAACAGGGGAATCGACCAGTTTAGAGAACATTACCTCATCGGTTCAGTCCAAGCAGATCCAAAATGAACTTGAAAGAAGTGAGGCCGATATTAAAATCGCCAAACAGCTTCTCCAAACACTTCTCAACACTACGGACGATATTACCATTGCTGATACCGTACTGGTTGCAAAAGAGCTATCGTTGCCGCAGCAAAGTGTTTCGCCTGCGGACAACCCATTGTTAAGCTATCTGCAACAGGAAATTGCGGTAAACCAACGGAATACGGCTTTGGAGAAAAGTAAAATGTTGCCCGACATTATTCTTGGATTTAGCAGTCAAACATACAGAGGGACACAATTCATAGACGGTGCTGAGCGAACTTTTACGGGAAGAGACAGGTTTAACTTTTTTCAGGTTGGAGCAGCCATTCCTTTATTTCCGGGCGGTTACAGATCAAGGGTAAACGCCTCCAGGATCAGTGAGCAGAAGGCAAAGGCAGAAGTGGAACTTACTGCTACGAACCTGAACGGAAAACTGAGAGAGCTGGTGCAGGAGTACACCAAATACCAGAAGTCGCTCACCTATTATCAGCAAGAGGCTTTGCCGCAGGCTGATTTGATTATAAAGAACTCCGATAAAAGTTTCAGGAGCGGTGATATTTCTTATACCCAGTATTTGCAGAACCTCACCCTATCCAGCAATATCCATTCGGAATACCTGGATAACCTGTATAACTATAACCAGATAGTGATTTCAATAGAAGCGATTTTAGGAAACAAGTAA
- a CDS encoding efflux RND transporter periplasmic adaptor subunit: MTKLSIKYLPLLLFAMIAVSSCKDKKEGNTEGKEVPEQATTDTAANGVKTITFTADQFKLSDIQTGAVESRNLSSIIKMTGVINAKPGSVASVSAPLGGYIKTSGLLPGQQVRKGQVLATLENPEFISIQQQYLESIGRLEYLDEEYKRQQQLREEDVNATKTFQQVSSDLKVMKAKISGLEQQMALIGISSSALKKSNSISRTANIYAPISGYVKTSNVDIGKYVASTDVLFEIMGTSDLHLALNAFEKDLGKIRIGQSVKFSLSNENKYDRTAKVYLVGQAANDNKMIPVHCRFTQESGLLPGMYVKALLETGTAQQSAVPSEALVQLEGTDYIIVETKQEKGNHTFQLIPVSKGVEQTGYTAIELPSTVDAGQLTVVVKNAYTILSAIRNAEEEE, translated from the coding sequence ATGACAAAATTATCAATAAAATATTTGCCGCTACTGCTCTTCGCAATGATAGCAGTATCCTCTTGCAAAGACAAAAAGGAGGGCAACACGGAAGGTAAAGAAGTTCCCGAACAGGCGACGACCGACACCGCGGCAAATGGTGTTAAAACCATCACGTTTACAGCCGACCAATTTAAGTTATCCGATATTCAAACAGGGGCAGTCGAAAGCCGCAACCTCAGTAGCATTATAAAAATGACAGGTGTCATCAATGCTAAACCCGGAAGTGTTGCCTCTGTATCAGCGCCTTTAGGCGGATACATTAAAACATCCGGTTTACTACCTGGACAGCAGGTAAGAAAGGGACAGGTATTAGCCACACTGGAAAACCCTGAATTTATTTCTATCCAGCAACAATACTTAGAGAGCATAGGTCGGCTTGAATATTTAGATGAGGAATACAAAAGACAACAGCAACTAAGGGAGGAAGATGTCAACGCTACCAAAACTTTCCAGCAGGTAAGCTCCGACCTGAAAGTAATGAAAGCCAAAATTTCGGGATTGGAACAGCAGATGGCTTTGATAGGGATCAGTAGTTCGGCTTTGAAGAAAAGCAACAGCATTTCAAGAACGGCAAACATATATGCCCCTATATCCGGATATGTAAAAACAAGTAATGTGGACATCGGAAAATATGTAGCATCCACCGATGTACTTTTTGAAATTATGGGAACAAGCGACCTGCATCTTGCATTGAATGCCTTTGAGAAAGATTTAGGTAAGATCCGTATAGGACAATCGGTTAAATTCTCCTTATCCAACGAAAACAAATATGACAGAACAGCAAAGGTATATCTCGTTGGACAGGCTGCTAACGACAATAAGATGATACCTGTGCATTGCCGTTTTACCCAGGAATCCGGCTTACTTCCGGGCATGTATGTAAAGGCATTACTTGAAACCGGTACGGCACAACAGAGCGCAGTTCCATCCGAGGCCCTCGTCCAGTTGGAGGGAACGGACTATATTATTGTTGAGACAAAACAGGAAAAAGGCAACCACACGTTCCAATTAATCCCGGTTTCAAAAGGTGTAGAGCAGACAGGCTATACAGCTATTGAATTGCCATCAACAGTCGATGCAGGGCAGCTCACTGTTGTTGTCAAAAACGCTTATACTATTTTATCCGCAATTAGAAATGCCGAGGAAGAAGAATAA